gagttggatgagattcatcatgtaattgagttagttttgttagggcttgatccctagtatccattatgttctgagattgatattgttatgactttgccatgcttaatgattgtcactttgggcccaggtgccatgatttcatatctaaaccgtttatgttttcaccattatatctatgttttagatctgatattgcaagtcatattcacctattgcgtgttatgatccgtaagccccggagtgacaatagtcgggatactttccagtaatgaccgcagtttgaggagttcatgtattcactatgtgttaatgctttgtttcggttctctattaaaaggatgccttaatatcccttagtttccttatggaccccactgccacaagagggtaggacaaaagatgtcatgcaagttctttccataagcacatatgactatttacggaatacatacctacattatatttatgaacatgagctagttttgtatcgccctaggttatgactgttatatgatgaatatcatccaacgaatccaccGATCTAATGCCGACGAATTTCCTACATatttttcttgctaagttactattgctactactgttgttactgtttcacttgctacaaaatcattactatcactgttaccgttactattgttgctaccactatttatcaaaactatcatattactatgctactgatcactttgctgcagataattaatctctgggtgtggttgaattgaaaactccgctgctaatacttgcaaatattctttggctcagcTTTCCCCATGCGGTAGGTCGCCGAAAGCAGAAGAAGATCTGATCCATGACTGGTCTCCTGCCGGCGCTGCCCGTACCTGGCGTGCCAACTGACTGAGCGAATTCTCGTCAGATCCCTCGATAGGGGTCCAAGCGCAGCTGGAAGTCATGGCTCGAAGGTCACACGAGGGGCTAATCCAGGTTTGGGCCTCCGGAGAGTAATACCCTATGCCATGCTGGTTTTGATGCTTCATAGTGGAGGGATACCCGTGCGAGGGGTCACAATGGTGTATGAGATTGCTACCTAGAGTTCCTCTATCTGAGGATAGATGATCAATGAGTATCCTAGACCTCCCTTTATATAGATaggagaggtctagggtttacacGTCACATGCGATCTGGGGTGTTGCCGCCCTCTAGTCTTGAGCCTCAAGAAGGTCGTCTTGCCTCTTAGGGTTCACACCGTGTCCTGGGCATGTTGGGCCCCCTTGTGGTTGACGTGGCCGGGCTCCTGGGTGTTAGTCACCCCCGGTACAGGACCCGTCAATTCTCACTTAAGACACATGGTAAGTATGTGTACTACCTTGTTGCAAAAGCTTTATGTTGGATTACTATATTGCTTGCGGTATTAATGCTTACCAATCGATAAATCTGATATAAGCCTAAGTACAACATTGATAATCAATCCGGTGGAGACTTTCTTGAACGTACGTGTACTACAAAGAAAGATCATACATTGAGTCCGACTGCGCAAAAACAAATTGTATGTACTCCCTAATTTGTAGGCTTCAAAGTATAGTCTGACCATAATTATTCAAACTATCAAACACTGCTTTAACAGTACTATCAATCATATTGCAAAATGAATGGAGGATGAAACATATACCATCAAAACAGCTTGATACGACATCAATACCTGATGTAGAAATCATTGAGGAAAACAGCTCCCCAAGCACGTTACCTTCGAGCATGGGCATCTCGTCCTCCTCCGAGAAGAATCCATCCTCTCATGAACATATCCATGAGCTAGAACACATCATTGCAACTCAGGAAGCAGATACAAAAAGGCAAGTGATATGTTTCATGAAGAGCTGAATGAAATACTTTTTGCCCAGATAGtagaaattaaagaactcaataaGAAGCATCTAGAAgagattgaagatttcaagatggATCAGCAGAAGAAATCCACTGTCTTTGAAAAAGACAAAGACATATAGAGGCAATGCTCAGTCACCTCTAAGGAAGTCCACACAGTCAGCACAAGAAAACGTCTAAAAACACCGATggcctcatgcttatagtcaacttAATTTTCCTTTATCCAAGACAATGTCCTCTGCTTCTCCTTGTAAAATGTCAGGTTTCACTTATAATGAAAATCTGTTGGCAATGTTTCTCATATTACAGCAATTCAAATTTTGAATCTTTTTTCCTGAAAGTACAAGAAATACACATTCGCCAGCAAAATTAATAATGTATGAATCACAACTTTTTTCTACATCGTACGATAATTGTGACGTAAATGCATGTCGTCACCAATGTTCGGTCCCACATGTAAGCAGCCACGTTAGCATCTTCTGGGCCCATATATCAGCAGCATTGACCGATCAAAACTAACACCGACTTATTACTGACGAGACCGTTGGCGATAATACCCATGGCGGACCCACATGAAAGAAGCCACGTCAGCaactgttgggcccacctgtcagaatCTTTGACCGGTCAAACCCGCGGACCGAACACTGGGGATGTACTATCGTCGCCAAAAAGATCTTAGGCGACAGATTGGGCTATCATAGGTGACATTCTGGGCCGTCACCGAAAACAGCCATTTTTTGGTTCGTCACCTAAAATGCAATCTTGCGTGGCGAAAAAATGATGCAgtcaattttatttttttatcatGGCGCTTCGGTGACGGTGGGGGTGAAGCCGGAATACGTAACCGGTGTATTTTCTGTGATGAAAAACGGTTATAGGTGACACAAGTGAAACATCGCAAAATAGAGCAAATTTTGTAATACAAGTATTCCGCTTGAATTACCTCAAAGTATTCCCTGTATTGTTGCTCCTCGAATTAATTAAACCCCTGTAAATAACTTACTACTAGTCGGTAAACGTAGACAGTTTAATGTTAAATTTTCATTATCGTTGGTGTTTCCCTCTCCGTGAGTTGCAACTAGCGGgtattttttttttctgaaaaagttGCAATTAGGCGTTGCATTCTGAATTGGAACGAGGAATAATTTATTCCACAACCACCAGTAGTTAGCTTATAAAAGCTCTTTGCTTCACTACAAAGGGAACTTGAAAGTCTTCGCTTATCAAATAGAAAATGCCCAATGATAAACCATGATACAAAGAAAGAAGTTTGCTTTGTACCGGACAATAAACCTAAAATGAACAATGATAGATGATGTACCCCACCCATACAAGGATCCCATAAACCATGCATCATACAAGTCCTGAGATCCCCCCTGCCATAAAGCACACAATGATTAGACCAAACAGCAATCGCCCAGCAAAGAAATGAAATGCTAAACCAGATTTAAATATTTAGCAATCTAGCAGCTCGACCTAGGCACGAATCATGATTTTCGTTGTAAAATGAAGTGCATTCTTTAGCAAATAATACTACAGAGTCAGGAGCTAAATTCATACGAGTTAGTTGATTAATGTGCATTAGATCAGTACAGCCTAGGTAGATTTACGTGCAGTTATGCAAGCTCTGGAGAATCATAATGGATGCATGGCTCTGCTGTACTTTGTAGCAAAAAAAATGGCCACCAGATCTTACAGGCCAGGCAGATGAATCTTCAGTGCAACTGTGCAAGGAATCCTTCAGACAGTGGTACAGTACACCAGCGTGACAGACAAGACGCCGACCGACGACGGTCCCATTCTTCATCTTCACCTTGAGCCACCAACAACCTCACCCCCTCACTCACTCCCCACCCGTAATATAGACTAACTACTTGGAGCGAAGTCCAGCACACTCCTATCCCACATCCCAAGACAAGAAGCGCCTGGAGCTTGCCATGGCAGCCAATCCAGATCGGGAGGTGTGCCACCGGGCAGGGAGAGGAGGGAAGATGCTGCTGCCGGTGATGGCCGTcttggcggcggcggtgctggcgtcgctgccgtcggcggcggtggcgaccAACTACACGGTGGGCGACGAGAAGGGGTGGAACCCCAAGGTGGACTACACCTCCTGGGTGAAGAAGCACCGCCCCTTCTACAAGGGCGACTGGCTCCGTAAGCTCACACTTCACATTTCTCCTCCCTCCCGATCTGCTTCAGCCACGTACGCACCATTGATGGGGGAAGAAGCTAACTGAGCTTGGTTGGTTGGTTGGGTGCAGTGTTCGAGTACCAGAATGGGCGGTCGGACGTGGTGCAGGTGGACGAGGTCGGGTACGACAACTGCGACAAGGAGAGCGCCATCAGCAGCCACAGCAAGGGGACCAGCTACGCGTTCCAGCTCAAGGAGGCCAAGGACTACTTCTTCATCTGCAGCTACGGCTACTGCTACTCCGGCATGAAGCTCGCCGTCACCGCCAAGAAGGGCCCCGCCTCTTCCTCCCCCGActccggctcatcctcctcctcctcgccggccgccaAGTCATCCTCCAAATccgccgccgcccccatcgccgcccgcaacgccgccgccctcgccgccgccatgcTACTCAGGTTGCTCTGATCAGTTGATCTGGCTAGCAATTCCGTTCTCCATTAAGTCCAGTTTGGCTCAGATCTtgtcagattttcttttctctgttaatttattcctccccctcctccttggtTAAGCTTAAACATTGGTTCTTGTGCGCTTGATTGTTCCATTTTCCATTTTCTTATTTTGTCGATTTGATTCCGAACGGTGTCTGGTCGATGGTTGTAGTCGAGGTGTCAAAGATTATAAGTGTGAATTGAACAAGAACTCCCCGGGTGCCCTGGTTGATGATTTGTTGATTGATTGTACTTTTTTTTGAAGTTTTGATTGATTGTACTTATATTGTATTTGTGCGCGCATGTGATGGTCGAGGTAGTAACATGGATGCCCATGTGGCCATGCGTGGTTCCAGTTAAGCAAGCTCTCGTACATCTTGCCTTTTCGTCTCC
This region of Triticum aestivum cultivar Chinese Spring chromosome 2D, IWGSC CS RefSeq v2.1, whole genome shotgun sequence genomic DNA includes:
- the LOC123052938 gene encoding mavicyanin codes for the protein MAANPDREVCHRAGRGGKMLLPVMAVLAAAVLASLPSAAVATNYTVGDEKGWNPKVDYTSWVKKHRPFYKGDWLLFEYQNGRSDVVQVDEVGYDNCDKESAISSHSKGTSYAFQLKEAKDYFFICSYGYCYSGMKLAVTAKKGPASSSPDSGSSSSSSPAAKSSSKSAAAPIAARNAAALAAAMLLRLL